A genomic region of Arachis stenosperma cultivar V10309 chromosome 9, arast.V10309.gnm1.PFL2, whole genome shotgun sequence contains the following coding sequences:
- the LOC130949773 gene encoding uncharacterized protein LOC130949773, whose product MKNRGEAIKKLEFQVGYLSEKMPRPMDRFTSDTEKNPRGEAKKVRWEDCNMVTTNDKETEDKPSKLSEQPENTLVEAKKKDQQEPEISQQELLRLYAPFPQLLKGVVGKRMYSRFLDSFASLNVNIPFIKVIQQMPAFIKYMKELLPRKSSLKGGQTIVMNKDCSTLIQTQWPAKRKDPGSFHVPCAIGETNFDRTLCDLGTSINLIPLSLVKRLQINEILLTDVVIRLADKTQKQAVGVVENVLLKVGKYFLPTDFVILDMEESHLHQIILGRPFLATARALIDVEKRELILRIHDEQLSFSVFELSLEKDEEDKEPRKGHYEILKEEASTEAQPAHPEIHWVDGQGQQQVPQVKEKLEEPKPPEVCEDINKSSSKKVATRSKKTAPGAKKKVPRGWRNKKIPTEDFSPGDKVISAYFANIPPNLPTVPSQLPKVFTINRVLSLEHVEIIDTTNGYKSTAKGEDFKHYQPP is encoded by the coding sequence AAGAATCGGGGGGAAGCAATCAAGAAGCTGGAATTCCAAGTGGGATATTTGTCTGAGAAGATGCCCAGACCCATGGATAGATTCACAAGTGACACggagaagaatccaagaggTGAAGCGaagaaagtaagatgggaagaCTGCAATATGGTCACTACAAATGACAAGGAGACTGAAGACAAGCCAAGCAAGCTGTCAGAACAACCTGAAAATACCTTAGTAGAGGCGAAGAAGAAAGACCAACAAGAACCAGAAATCTCACAACAGGAGCTACTGAGACTATATGCACCATTTCCTCAACTGCTAAAGGGTGTTGTGGGAAAGAGAATGTACTCAAGGTTCTTAGACTCATTTGCATCTTTGAATGTGAACATACCATTCATCAAGGTCATTCAGCAAATGCCAGCATTCATCAAGTATATGAAGGAACTACTTCCCAGGAAGAGCTCACTCAAGGGGGGCCAGACTATAGTGATGAACAAGGATTGCAGCACCCTCATTCAAACACAATGGCCTGCGAAAAGaaaagacccagggagttttcatGTCCCTTGTGCTATAGGGGAAACAAATTTTGATAGAACACTTTGCGATTTGGGaacaagcatcaacttaataccCCTATCCTTGGTAAAAAGGCTGCAGATCAATGAGATACTACTTACAGATGTAGTCATAAGGCTGGCTGACAAGACTCAAAAGCAAGCAGTAGGAGTGGTGGAAAATGTGTTGCTCAAAGTTGGAAAATACTTTCTCCCAACAGACTTTGTCATCCTGGACATGGAAGAGAGTCACCTGCACCAAATCATATTGGGGAGACCATTTCTAGCTACTgctagagcactcatagatgtggaGAAAAGAGAGCTAATATTAAGGATCCATGATGAACAACTGAGCTTCAGTGTTTTCGAACTCTCACTGGAAAAAGATGAAGAGGATAAAGAACCGAGAAAAGGGCATTATGAGATACTAAAGGAAGAAGCAAGCACTGAAGCACAACCAGCTCATCCTGAGATTCACTGGGTTGATGGACAAGGCCAGCAGCAAGTGCCACAGGTCAAGGAAAAATTGGAGGAACCTAAGCCACCAGAAGTTTGTGAGGACATTAACAAAAGCTCATCAAAGAAGGTGGCCACCAGGAGTAAGAAAACAGCACCAGGggcaaagaagaaggtaccAAGGGGGTGGCGGAACAAGAAGATTCCTACGGAAGATTTCTCTCCAGGGGATAAAGTAATCTCAGCCTACTTCGCAAATATTCCCCCTAATCTCCCCACTGTACCATCTCAGCTACCTAAGGTCTTCACCATCAACAGAGTTCTCTCTTTGGAGCATGTAGAAATCATTGATACAACCAACGGATACAAGTCCACTGCCAAAGGAGAAGACTTCAAGCATTACCAACCACCATAA